From Streptomyces griseorubiginosus, one genomic window encodes:
- a CDS encoding gamma-glutamyl-gamma-aminobutyrate hydrolase family protein gives MSRTTPPARPLIAIPARFAATTSALRYAAEVNARALIEAVWRAGGEPASIHPAAEVDVPDRLARFDGVLLPGGGDLAPHRYGATDTHAAVYDVDDLQDTFDLQVARTALDQGLPLLAICRGLQVVDVALGGTLEQDMGGPEREHRHLTHPVGIERGTLLEQATGVPKVDASCYHHQRVERLGTGLTVTARAADGTVEGLELPGARGWFTAVQWHPEDTASEDPAQQGLFDALVRAAR, from the coding sequence GTGAGCCGTACGACCCCGCCCGCGCGGCCGCTCATCGCGATCCCCGCCCGCTTCGCCGCCACGACCTCCGCGCTCCGGTACGCCGCCGAGGTGAACGCCCGCGCCCTGATCGAGGCCGTCTGGCGGGCCGGCGGCGAACCGGCGAGCATCCACCCGGCCGCTGAAGTCGACGTCCCCGACCGCCTCGCCCGCTTCGACGGTGTCCTGCTCCCCGGCGGCGGCGACCTCGCCCCGCACCGCTACGGCGCCACCGACACCCACGCGGCCGTCTACGACGTCGACGACCTCCAGGACACCTTCGACCTCCAGGTCGCCCGCACCGCACTGGACCAGGGCCTGCCCCTGCTGGCGATCTGCCGCGGCCTCCAAGTCGTCGACGTCGCCCTCGGCGGCACCCTGGAGCAGGACATGGGCGGCCCCGAACGCGAACACCGGCACCTCACGCACCCGGTGGGGATCGAGCGCGGCACCCTGCTGGAACAGGCCACCGGAGTACCGAAGGTGGACGCCTCCTGCTACCACCACCAGCGGGTGGAACGCCTCGGCACCGGACTCACGGTCACCGCGCGGGCCGCCGACGGCACCGTCGAAGGACTCGAACTCCCCGGCGCGCGGGGGTGGTTCACCGCCGTCCAGTGGCACCCCGAGGACACCGCCTCCGAGGACCCCGCCCAGCAGGGCCTCTTCGACGCCCTGGTCCGAGCCGCCCGCTGA
- a CDS encoding CocE/NonD family hydrolase — protein MTEMRIEFDVPAEMRDGTVLRADVYRPGGTGPWPVLLSRLPYGKQMALAIAVLDPLEAARRGFMVVLQDTRGRFASEGEWEPWTHEESDGYDTVRWAAALPGSNGSVGMIGASYFGNTQWMAALSKPPELKAIAPMVTWSDPDDGLWTRGGAIELGITAPWTLMMGADALMRRHATDPAALVGGISGLVQDMDGLAAGGYGELPAGHFPAFARHELPELGYERSRREPGWAASCTVAGRHDEVDLPTFQVGGWYDIFTQGTLDNFTAMRGAGRSATLIMGPWSHANQQHVIGDVNFGFAANSAFMGMRGPLHGLQLDWFRRTIGDGEPLEPDTGKVLLFVMGVNQWREETEWPLSRAVDTDFHLRADGRLTTEPPSATEQPEEFAHDPMDPVPTTGGALLLTDEFRPGPLDQVAVEAREDVLVFTTEPLTEDVEVTGRVRAVLFAATDGPSTDWVARLCDVDENGVSRNVTDGIVRVREATPGEVAEHVVDLWSTSIVFRAGHRIRVQVTSSNFPRWDRNLNTGEPEHTATTARVARQRIFHDTDHPSRIILPVIPG, from the coding sequence ATGACGGAGATGCGGATCGAGTTCGACGTCCCCGCGGAGATGCGTGACGGCACGGTGCTGCGCGCGGATGTCTACCGCCCCGGAGGCACCGGCCCGTGGCCGGTCCTGCTCAGCAGGCTGCCGTACGGGAAGCAGATGGCCCTGGCCATCGCGGTCCTCGATCCCCTGGAGGCGGCTCGGCGTGGCTTCATGGTGGTCCTCCAGGACACCCGTGGCCGGTTCGCCTCCGAGGGCGAGTGGGAGCCGTGGACGCACGAGGAGAGCGACGGGTACGACACCGTACGGTGGGCTGCCGCCCTTCCCGGCTCGAACGGCTCGGTCGGCATGATCGGCGCCAGCTACTTCGGCAACACGCAGTGGATGGCGGCTCTGTCCAAGCCGCCGGAGCTCAAGGCGATCGCGCCGATGGTGACGTGGTCCGACCCGGACGACGGCCTCTGGACCCGCGGCGGTGCGATCGAACTCGGCATCACCGCGCCCTGGACCCTCATGATGGGCGCCGACGCGCTGATGCGCCGGCACGCCACCGACCCCGCCGCGCTCGTGGGCGGCATCAGCGGACTCGTACAGGACATGGACGGCCTGGCGGCAGGCGGTTACGGGGAGCTGCCGGCCGGGCACTTCCCCGCGTTCGCCCGGCACGAGCTGCCCGAACTCGGCTACGAGCGGTCCCGGCGGGAGCCCGGGTGGGCGGCGTCCTGCACGGTCGCGGGCCGGCACGACGAGGTGGACCTGCCCACCTTCCAGGTCGGCGGCTGGTACGACATCTTCACCCAGGGCACGCTCGACAACTTCACGGCCATGCGCGGAGCCGGCCGCTCCGCCACGCTGATCATGGGCCCGTGGAGTCACGCCAACCAGCAGCACGTCATCGGCGACGTCAACTTCGGGTTCGCCGCGAACTCCGCCTTCATGGGCATGCGCGGCCCGCTGCACGGCCTCCAGCTCGACTGGTTCCGTCGCACGATCGGCGACGGCGAGCCACTGGAACCGGACACGGGCAAGGTGCTGCTGTTCGTCATGGGCGTCAACCAGTGGCGCGAGGAGACGGAATGGCCCCTGTCACGCGCCGTGGACACGGACTTCCACCTGCGTGCGGACGGCCGCCTGACCACCGAGCCGCCGTCCGCCACCGAGCAGCCCGAGGAGTTCGCCCACGACCCGATGGACCCGGTACCCACGACCGGCGGAGCCCTGTTGCTCACCGACGAGTTCCGTCCCGGTCCGCTGGACCAGGTGGCCGTGGAAGCGCGCGAGGACGTCCTGGTCTTCACCACCGAGCCCCTCACCGAGGACGTCGAGGTGACCGGCCGAGTCCGGGCCGTGCTCTTCGCCGCCACGGACGGCCCCTCGACCGACTGGGTGGCCCGCCTGTGCGACGTCGACGAGAACGGTGTCTCGCGCAACGTGACCGACGGCATCGTGCGGGTGCGGGAAGCGACGCCGGGCGAGGTGGCCGAGCATGTCGTGGACCTGTGGTCGACCAGCATCGTCTTCCGGGCAGGTCACCGCATACGGGTCCAGGTCACCTCCAGCAACTTCCCCCGCTGGGACCGCAACCTCAACACGGGCGAACCCGAGCACACCGCGACCACGGCCCGGGTGGCCCGCCAACGGATCTTCCACGACACCGACCACCCCTCCCGCATCATCCTGCCGGTGATCCCGGGCTGA
- a CDS encoding SDR family NAD(P)-dependent oxidoreductase, producing MSRILVTGSADGLGRAAADALLAAGHDVVVHARNQERAAGLDPLVGRGARLVVGDFTERDAVRRVAAELDDSEPLDAVIHNAGVWSGRAVMPVNIVAPYLLTALLRGPRRLVYLSSGSHFGGRPSLDGVDWRGERAGSYSDSKLFVTALAAAVARLRPDVLSNAVDPGWVPTKMGGPGAPDDLEQGHRTQEWLASSDEPQALVSGGYWYHRERQQPHRAVHDEAFQDRLLDALAEETGTVL from the coding sequence ATGAGCCGGATCCTGGTGACCGGGTCCGCGGACGGTCTCGGGCGGGCCGCCGCCGACGCTCTGCTGGCCGCCGGCCACGACGTGGTGGTGCACGCCCGGAACCAGGAGCGGGCGGCGGGCCTCGACCCGCTGGTCGGCCGTGGGGCGCGGCTCGTGGTCGGTGACTTCACCGAGCGGGACGCCGTACGGCGCGTCGCCGCCGAGCTGGACGACTCCGAGCCGCTCGACGCCGTCATCCACAACGCCGGCGTGTGGAGCGGGCGTGCGGTCATGCCGGTCAACATCGTCGCGCCGTATCTGCTCACGGCGCTGCTGCGCGGGCCCCGCCGGCTGGTGTACCTGAGCAGCGGCTCGCACTTCGGGGGGCGTCCCTCGCTCGACGGGGTCGACTGGCGGGGTGAGCGCGCCGGCTCGTACTCCGACAGCAAGCTGTTCGTGACGGCACTCGCGGCCGCGGTGGCCCGGCTGCGCCCTGACGTGCTGAGCAACGCGGTCGATCCGGGCTGGGTGCCGACGAAGATGGGCGGGCCCGGCGCGCCGGACGACCTGGAGCAGGGGCATCGCACCCAGGAGTGGCTGGCGTCGAGCGACGAACCGCAGGCCCTGGTCTCGGGCGGCTACTGGTACCACCGTGAGCGGCAGCAGCCGCATCGCGCGGTGCACGACGAGGCGTTCCAGGACCGGCTCCTGGACGCCCTGGCCGAGGAGACCGGCACCGTGCTCTGA
- a CDS encoding DEAD/DEAH box helicase, with translation MSDSARADARQQDDASGAPSVSPPVTSFAQLGLPAELLRTLDEHDVTVPFPVQAATLPNALAGRDVLGRGRTGSGKTLAFGLGMLARTAGRRARSKEPLALVLVPTRELAQQVGEALTPYAEALRLRLTTVVGGVSIGRQAAALRDGVEIVVATPGRLHDLIERKGCRLGQVRITVLDEADQMCDMGFLPQVTEILDQVRPDGQRMLFSATLDRDVDQLVGRYLRDPAVHSVDPSSSAVATIEHHVFVVHGPDRYAVTTEIAARDGRVLLFLDTKHGVDQLTRHLRASGVPAAALHSGKSQPQRTRTLAQFKNGQVTALVATNVAARGLHVDDLDLVVNVDPATDPKDYLHRAGRTARAGRSGTVVTLILSGQRRETSQVMADADIIPEVTKVRSGEAQLSRITGAKSPSGVPLDGSPAAARPKNHNAPFRGLGSTKDGQTGSGGRPSRKSDEARKLAEARRAARVRRGG, from the coding sequence GTGAGCGATTCAGCACGTGCCGACGCCCGGCAGCAGGACGACGCGTCAGGCGCCCCGTCGGTGTCGCCCCCGGTGACCTCCTTCGCCCAGCTGGGTCTGCCGGCGGAGCTGCTGCGGACGCTCGACGAACACGACGTGACCGTGCCTTTTCCCGTGCAGGCGGCGACGCTGCCGAACGCGCTCGCCGGCCGGGACGTCCTGGGCCGCGGCCGCACGGGATCGGGCAAGACACTCGCCTTCGGCCTCGGGATGCTCGCGCGTACGGCCGGACGGCGCGCCAGGTCCAAGGAGCCGCTGGCGCTCGTCCTGGTGCCCACCCGGGAGTTGGCGCAGCAGGTCGGTGAGGCGCTCACCCCGTACGCCGAGGCGCTGCGGCTGCGGCTCACGACCGTGGTGGGCGGAGTGTCCATCGGCCGGCAGGCCGCCGCGCTGCGGGACGGCGTCGAGATCGTCGTCGCCACCCCCGGCCGGCTGCACGACCTGATCGAGCGCAAGGGCTGCCGCCTGGGACAGGTGCGCATCACCGTCCTGGACGAGGCCGACCAGATGTGCGACATGGGGTTCCTGCCGCAGGTCACGGAGATCCTGGACCAGGTGCGTCCGGACGGGCAGCGCATGCTGTTCTCCGCCACCCTCGACCGGGACGTGGACCAGCTGGTCGGGCGCTACCTGCGCGATCCGGCCGTCCACTCCGTGGACCCCTCCTCCAGCGCGGTCGCCACGATCGAGCACCACGTGTTCGTCGTGCACGGCCCGGACCGGTACGCCGTGACCACGGAGATCGCCGCCCGGGACGGCCGCGTCCTGCTGTTCCTGGACACCAAGCACGGTGTCGACCAGCTCACCCGGCATCTGCGGGCCAGCGGAGTGCCCGCCGCCGCCCTGCACAGCGGGAAGTCCCAGCCGCAACGCACCCGCACCCTGGCCCAGTTCAAGAACGGGCAGGTCACCGCGCTCGTGGCGACGAACGTCGCCGCCCGCGGCCTGCACGTCGACGACCTCGACCTGGTGGTCAACGTCGACCCGGCCACCGACCCCAAGGACTATCTGCACCGCGCGGGCCGCACGGCCAGGGCCGGTCGCTCCGGCACCGTCGTGACCCTCATCCTGTCCGGACAGCGCCGTGAGACGAGCCAGGTGATGGCGGACGCCGACATCATCCCCGAGGTCACCAAAGTCCGGTCCGGCGAGGCGCAGTTGAGCCGGATCACCGGTGCCAAGTCCCCCTCCGGAGTGCCGCTCGACGGCAGCCCCGCCGCCGCACGCCCCAAGAACCACAACGCCCCGTTCCGCGGCCTGGGCAGCACCAAGGACGGACAGACCGGTTCCGGCGGCCGCCCGTCCCGCAAGAGCGACGAGGCCCGCAAGCTGGCGGAGGCCCGCAGGGCGGCGCGGGTGCGGCGGGGCGGCTGA
- a CDS encoding HSP90 family protein: MPLRHHADDHAATDRTFQVDLRGLVDLLSHHLYSSPRVYLRELLQNAVDALTARHAVEPHGDFGIRLYADGTVVRVEDDGVGLTEADVHSFLATIGRSSKRAEQVAEQRADFIGQFGIGLLSCFLVADEIHVVSRSARTPDAPAVEWRGRGDGSYTVRTLPASARPRPGTTVTLTPRADAGEWTRPAQVLTLARHFGSLLRHPVTFDDGTPGPATPVNPEPAPWSQAHPTPGARSRALAAYGEEIFGFTPLDTIELDLPAVGLKGIACVLPEAVPAGRRHGHRVHVKGMLLSEHAEEILPEWAFFVRCVVDAESLRPTASRESLYEDDTLAAVRDALAERLRAWIARAAASDPELLGRFLQAHHLAVKSLAVHDDEILRMLLPWLPFETTDGHCTLDEFARTHPTVLVTSSVEEFRQVAAIASAAGLGVVNGGYTYDRELVHRLPEIRPEATVADLDPATLTAHLDPVDRETELAASAYLAQARDALAVFDCDVALRTFHPASAPALLVDSREARHERTRSQLAREQQGGVWGDILGALRQEAPRAQLILNQLNPLVRTAVTIDEPELARTSAEALYGQAAMLSRRPLRPAESSLINRSFLDLLAHALRKDS; this comes from the coding sequence ATGCCTCTGCGTCACCACGCCGACGACCACGCCGCCACCGACCGCACCTTCCAGGTCGACCTGCGCGGCCTGGTGGACCTCCTCTCCCACCACCTCTACTCCAGCCCCCGCGTCTACCTGCGCGAACTCCTGCAGAACGCGGTCGACGCCCTCACCGCGCGGCACGCCGTCGAGCCGCACGGCGACTTCGGCATCCGCCTCTACGCCGACGGCACCGTGGTCCGCGTCGAGGACGACGGCGTCGGCCTCACCGAGGCCGACGTGCACAGCTTCCTCGCCACCATCGGCCGCAGCAGCAAGCGCGCCGAGCAGGTCGCCGAGCAACGCGCCGACTTCATCGGCCAGTTCGGCATCGGTCTGCTCTCCTGCTTCCTGGTCGCCGACGAGATCCACGTCGTCAGCCGCTCCGCCCGCACCCCCGACGCCCCCGCCGTCGAGTGGCGCGGACGCGGCGACGGCAGCTACACCGTCCGCACCCTGCCCGCCTCCGCCCGCCCCCGGCCCGGCACGACCGTCACGCTGACGCCGCGCGCCGACGCGGGGGAGTGGACCCGCCCGGCCCAAGTGCTCACGCTGGCCCGCCACTTCGGCTCCCTGCTGCGTCACCCGGTGACCTTCGACGACGGCACGCCCGGCCCGGCCACACCGGTCAACCCCGAGCCCGCGCCCTGGTCGCAGGCCCACCCCACGCCCGGCGCCCGCTCCCGCGCGCTGGCCGCGTACGGCGAGGAGATCTTCGGGTTCACACCGCTGGACACCATCGAGCTGGACCTGCCCGCCGTGGGCCTGAAGGGCATCGCCTGCGTACTGCCCGAGGCGGTCCCGGCCGGCCGCCGCCACGGACACCGCGTGCACGTCAAGGGCATGCTGCTGTCCGAGCACGCCGAGGAGATCCTGCCCGAGTGGGCGTTCTTCGTCCGCTGTGTCGTGGACGCCGAGAGCCTGCGTCCGACGGCGTCCCGCGAGTCCCTGTACGAGGACGACACCCTCGCCGCCGTCCGTGACGCCCTCGCCGAACGGCTGCGGGCCTGGATCGCCCGCGCCGCCGCCAGCGATCCGGAGCTGCTCGGCCGCTTCCTCCAGGCCCACCACCTGGCCGTGAAGTCCCTCGCCGTGCACGACGACGAGATCCTCAGGATGCTGCTGCCCTGGCTGCCGTTCGAGACCACCGACGGGCACTGCACCCTCGACGAGTTCGCCCGCACCCACCCCACCGTGCTCGTGACCTCCAGCGTGGAGGAGTTCCGCCAGGTCGCCGCGATCGCCTCGGCCGCCGGGCTCGGCGTCGTCAACGGCGGCTACACCTACGACCGTGAACTGGTCCACCGGCTGCCCGAGATCCGGCCCGAGGCCACCGTCGCCGACCTCGACCCGGCAACCCTCACCGCCCACCTCGACCCCGTCGACCGGGAGACCGAACTCGCCGCCTCGGCCTACCTCGCCCAGGCCCGCGACGCCCTCGCCGTCTTCGACTGCGACGTGGCGCTGCGCACCTTCCACCCGGCGTCCGCCCCCGCCCTCCTGGTCGACAGCCGCGAGGCCCGGCACGAACGCACCCGCTCCCAGCTCGCCCGCGAGCAGCAGGGCGGGGTGTGGGGCGACATCCTCGGCGCCCTGCGCCAGGAGGCCCCGCGCGCCCAGCTGATCCTCAACCAGCTCAACCCACTGGTCCGCACCGCCGTCACCATCGACGAACCCGAACTGGCCCGCACCAGCGCCGAAGCCCTCTACGGCCAGGCCGCGATGCTGTCCCGGCGCCCCCTCAGGCCCGCCGAGTCCAGCCTCATCAACCGCTCCTTCCTCGACCTCCTCGCCCACGCCCTCCGCAAGGACAGCTGA
- a CDS encoding endonuclease/exonuclease/phosphatase family protein: protein MVLGKGTWLLVGAMVLAWMVLSGPSAPSGALDARSVPAKPARDVVANRVMTWNLCNPCETGNDDRAAEIAKYAPQVIGLQEACVGDVEKIREYLENLHGLVYHVEYGAVLQSWGRCGGAPWNPGGYGEAILSAAPMTDVVTEEYPDGGSEDRGYMEVTTTVGGRPVRLFNTHLAERRQEAVRAEQVGVLAAEVARYDRAIVIGDFNAVPYAPELTPMWKLAADAAPQCRPSGTGSCEPTTDWQSKFDYVFLRDVTPLRHHVVPTEVSDHHILYADLSLTARP from the coding sequence ATGGTGCTCGGAAAGGGCACGTGGTTGCTCGTGGGCGCCATGGTCCTGGCCTGGATGGTGCTCTCCGGTCCCAGCGCGCCGAGCGGCGCCCTCGACGCCCGGTCCGTGCCCGCCAAGCCGGCCCGGGACGTCGTGGCCAACCGGGTCATGACCTGGAACCTCTGCAACCCCTGCGAGACGGGCAACGACGACCGGGCCGCCGAGATCGCCAAGTACGCGCCCCAGGTGATCGGCCTGCAGGAGGCGTGCGTGGGCGACGTCGAGAAGATCCGGGAGTACCTGGAGAACCTCCACGGGCTCGTCTACCACGTCGAGTACGGGGCGGTCCTGCAGAGCTGGGGCCGTTGCGGGGGAGCACCGTGGAACCCGGGCGGCTACGGCGAGGCGATCCTGTCGGCGGCCCCGATGACCGACGTCGTCACCGAGGAATACCCGGACGGCGGTTCCGAGGACCGTGGGTACATGGAGGTCACCACCACGGTGGGCGGCCGCCCGGTCCGGCTCTTCAACACCCACCTCGCCGAACGACGCCAGGAGGCGGTCCGGGCGGAGCAGGTCGGCGTACTCGCCGCCGAGGTCGCCCGGTACGACCGCGCGATCGTCATCGGCGACTTCAACGCGGTGCCGTACGCCCCCGAACTCACCCCGATGTGGAAACTGGCCGCGGACGCGGCCCCCCAGTGCCGCCCCTCGGGCACCGGCAGCTGCGAGCCGACCACCGACTGGCAGAGCAAGTTCGACTACGTCTTCCTGCGGGACGTCACCCCCCTCCGCCACCACGTCGTCCCCACCGAGGTCTCGGACCACCACATCCTGTACGCCGACCTGTCCCTGACCGCTCGCCCCTAG